Within the Pseudomonadota bacterium genome, the region CATCTATAAGAAATTTTAACTTTGCCTCATAGTCGGTTTCGTAATCAATTTCGTAACTCACCTTTACTGCATAATAGCCCTGACTTGCATAGTGTTTTCTTATTTCGTCCAGACTTTCTTTTATTTTCTCAATATTCAGGACTGAACCGGATTTTACTTTTAATTTGTCTTTTAAATCGGCTGTTTTTATCTTCTTATTGCCTGAAATAAAAATGGCCTTTATGGGTAGTCTTTCGATAACAACAAATGTTACCACTTTGCCTTTTTCCGTATCTTGGACATCTATCTGTACATCGTTGAAAAACCCTGTTTTATAAATATTTTTCATATCTTCTCTTATCTTGTCAGGGTTATATGGATCGTTTTCCTTGGTTTTGATATTATTCATTATATAGCCGGTGTCAATTCTTTCGTTTCCTGTTATAGTGATTTTTATTATTTTCTCTGTTTTATCTGGTTCCTGCGCCCCGACAGAAAAAGAAAACAATATTGTTAACAATAATATGAATGACAGTGTCCGGAATCTAATCATAATGGATATGGAAAATTAACAAATATAAGGTGTTGTTGTAAAGGTAAAAAATCACATTCCCTTGCCAAGGAAGAAAAATGAATACATTTTCTATCTGTACTTCAGGACTCCCGACTTATTACACAGGTGGGATATCGGGCATATGCTGCAATGCGGGGATATGGGTTTGCAAATATTTTTACCGAATGTCACAAGAAGGGTGTTGTAAATAATCCAATATTTTTTAGGGAGCACTTTTCTTAAAACCTCTTCTGTTTGATGAGGATTTTTTGTCATCACAATGCCAATCCTGTTGGATATCCTGTGAACGTGTGTATCAACGCATATCCCAAGCTTGTTATAGCCTTCTGTTATGACCAGGTTTGCAGTTTTTCTCCCTATGCCTTTTATTTTCAGTAATTCGTCAATTGAATCAGGCACTTTACCTTCATAGACATCGATAATGATTCTGGATACATTTTTGAGAACAGCCGATTTATTTTTATAAAAACCGACAGGATAAATCAGTTCCCGGAGCCTTTCAATGGGAAATGACAGCATCTCTTCCGGTGTTCTTATCTCTTTTGTGAGCTTGTCCATAACCTTTTCGGTCAGCTCATCCTTTGTCCTGAGGCTCAGGAGCGTGCCGACAAGCACTAAATAAGGGTTTCTATTTTCTTTTTTTGAAATTTTTGTGACAACAGGCACATTATTCTTAAAGGTATTTTTAAGTATATCTATCATTTCTTTGAATTGAAAAGGCATTAACACCTCTTTTTTACGTACAATAATAACGGGCAGAATCAGTGAATAGTGAATTTATTAACTTACTATTTCTTTTACCCATTTTTTCATATGCTCGACATGAGACCCTTCCCAATATACTTTCCTGCAAAACGGACAGAATTTAAAAATGTCATATGTGTGAAAGATAAATTCAGGCACAAGACTTTCGATGTCGTCTTTTTTAACATTATTCAGCAGTGTATTGCATCTTATGCACCTTTTCATTATGGTATTTTTATCAATATGAGGTTCAATAATATTTTTTATCTCTGCAAGCTGATCAATTATATTGTTTGATTTTATATAAATGCAGTTACTGTATAATGATTTTTGCATCTTTCTTTTTGTAAAAAGAAGCGCGGGATTAGTTTCTTTTTTGTATCCGTTCAGCATGGCCATTGATTTAATATAAATTGTATCAAAGCCGAGGATTCTCAAATAATTCGAAAGCTTACCCAGCATTGCATCGCATAGGAATCTCATACCAATCTGCCTTTAAAATTGCATAATTTAGCCGGTTTCGTTATTGTCTGACAAAATTAACAAACCGGCATCTGAACCGGAATTTTAATTATCTGTTTGCCAAATTCCAGGCAACCTTTTTTGTGTTTTTAAGGATCTCTTCCTCTCCCGGCACTAATCTACCCTCCATTAAAACCTTACCCATACAGATTACCGTATCAACAGCGTAGCCGTTTGATGCATAAACTATATCGGAGTAAAGATTAAAATTAGGAGTAAATTCCGGTCGTGTCAGGTCTATGAGGATTATGTCGGGACTGTTTCCAACCTTAATATCCCATTCTCCAAGAAAAAACATATTGGCAGCTACCCTGGTTGCCATATCAAAGGTTACCTTAGCGGGCATGAATGTAGTAATCCGGGTAAAAAACTTTGCAATAAGCGATGCGAACTTCATCGTTTCAATAATATCAAGGTGGTTGTTGGACGCGCATCCGTCTGTTCCGAAACAGAAAGGTATTCCTTCCATGAAAAAATGAGGAAAAATCCTTCCTACCGCGAGTTTCAGGTTGGATACAGGGACATGGACCAGTTTAGATTTGCTTTTTCTCAATAGCGAGCAATCCTTTTCATTAAGCAGACAGCCATGACACCCGATAAACCTGTCTGATAAAATTCCGATTTCATCGAGGAATTCAGTAGGAGAAAGTCCATAACGCTCTTTTGAAAACTCTGTTTCTTCTTTTGTTTCCGAAAGGTGCATATGGATGAGAATATTTTCCTTCTCAGAGAAGTCTCTTATCCATTCAAGGCTCTCTTTTGAAACTGTATAAATCGCATGGGGCCCAAGGGTAAATGTCACATAAGGCTTATATTTTTCAGATATTTCAAAGAGTTTAATATTGTGCTCAATTTGCTCCTGACCTTTTTTTGCATCAAACATATCTATGAAAACAGCACTGATGAAGCCTCTTATGCCCATATCGCATACCGCTTTTGCCGTTGCCTCCCAGTGCCAGTACATATCGTTAAAAACAGTTACGCCGTTTTTTATCATTTCCAGACAGGCAAGTTTTGAACCCCAGTAAACATCCTCTTCTGTCAGCTTGGCTTCAAGGGGCCATATCTTTTCTTCAAGCCATTCCTTCAGGGGCATATCGTCGGCATAACCCCTCATGAGCGTCATTGCCGCATGCGTGTGTCCGTTTATAAGGGAGGGTAGGGCAGCTTTATCCCTGCCGTTGATGATCCTGTCTGCATCACGCATACACTTTTCCGATATTTCCTCAATTGCGCCGTTATTTATGAAAATATCCCTTGTATTACCATCCAGCATCACATCTTTGATGAGTATTTTCATGAAAAATCCTTTTCAATTATTGTTTTGATCATTGCTTCAATTTCCTTCATGTTATTCTGCCAGTTCCGGTTTATTTCTTCCATTGTGAGGGGCACCTTTATAATGCCATGACAATAATTGTCAACGGAACAAAGGCTTGCATAAGGGATTTCATATTCCATACATAGTGTTGCTTCTGATGCCATTGTCATCCCGACGATATCACCGAATTGTTTAAGGAATCCGATTTCAGCCTTCGTTTCAAGCCTCGGCCCGATGGTCTGGATATAAACGCCGCCTGAATGGACATGCATCCTGAGTTCTTTGCACAATGCAGCAATGTACTCTTTTATGCCTTCGTGCATCTGAGGCACAATAAATTTCATCTCCTTATCGAAAAATGTTGAAATATTCCAGAGGGATATAAAATCATCGGGTATGACAAACGTACCCGGTTTCAATTTTATTTTTAGACTCCCGACAGAGTTTACAGACAATATTTTTTTAACATCCAGGTTTTTAAGTGCCCATATATTTGCTTTGTGGTTTATCAGGTGTGGAGGAGCCAGTGGACTCCCATGCCTTTGGATGAATGCTGTATTCTCTTTAATTTTCGAGTAGATATCTCCATAAGGCGTTTCAATTCTTTGTTCGTCCCATGAGGCAAATATAGATGAGTTTAATAGTGATGTCCCGCCGATTATTCCGTTCACGAAAAAGTATTTACTATTTACCAAGCAATGAGTCAAGGATTTTTAAAACCGGGATTTCCCTCAGGCTTGAGGTTGTGAGCTATTTGCTCCTGCTCACACCGTAGGAGGCCTTTTCTTACCGTATGGGGTATGCTATATGTATGCTATATGCCTGTTATTATGCCAAATCACAAAAAACCCGTATCTCGTTCTTCGTATCTTAACTGCAGTGAATAGTTGTTAGTCAATAACCTATTTACCATTGGCATAGAGGGGGCTCACATTTGAAAAAAAACAGGAAACCCCAAACTTGCATTACTGTTGATACTTAAAAACATTAGGTATTTCTATTTTCCGAGTATTCTGATATAGTATATAGCTAAAATAATAAAATATCAGTTTGCCAAGGAAGAATTATGGTAATTAACAACTATAAAAGCGATATGTGTAACGAAGAAAAAGTCTTGATGGCTGTTGTGAGAGCGGCAGAGACCTTTAAGAGGGCGATATCTGCTATTTTCAGGAACTACGACCTCTCATTTCCACAATACAATATCCTGAGGGTGCTTGATGCTTCAAAAAACGGTCAGAGCAGGATTACTCATGTTAGCCGGATCATGCTTGTTCCTGGAGCCAATATGACCGGCATTGCCAAGAGACTTGAAAAAAATGGTTTTATTATAAGAAAATCAGATCCCAGAGATGAGCGGGTAACGATACTCGATATCACACAAAAAGGAAAAGCAACCTTAGTAAGCATAGAAAAAGATCGGGATAAATGTCAGGAAAAAATACTAAAAGGGTTCTCTCAAAAAGAAAAGGAAGAACTACTCTATGAAGTCAAAAAGCTCATCAAAAACAGTTTGGAGATCGTATAAAAACCTGTTAATGTTTCAGTCATCCCCTGAGACCGGACGATTACGCCATCCGCTAACTTATCGTGGACAATCCTGCCCCATCTTTGTTATGCTAACTACATATTGAAACCTTTGCAAAAGCACCCTGATTGCTTTTTATGTTATTCCGGCAAAAGCCGGTGTCTTCACTTGCGCAAGCAACATCCAGTAAATTTAATAACTTCCGGATACCGGTTTTCACCCTCGGATCACCCGCAAGCGGGTACCCGCACTCCGGGGCAGGCTTAATGACGGCATTTTTAGAATTTTGCAAAGGTCTTACATTAACCGTTCTATGATGCAAGAGAAATCATAAGCTCTGAGGCAAATATCCTCCGGCTTTGCTATTCTCAATAATATTAATGCAAGGAGAGTTCTATGAAAAAAGCATTTTTATTTGTGGTTTTGTGCATGGTTGCATCGGTTTTTCTGACTGCCTGCAGTGGTGAAAAAGGTTCTACCGTCAGGATAGGCGT harbors:
- a CDS encoding MTAP family purine nucleoside phosphorylase, whose translation is MNGIIGGTSLLNSSIFASWDEQRIETPYGDIYSKIKENTAFIQRHGSPLAPPHLINHKANIWALKNLDVKKILSVNSVGSLKIKLKPGTFVIPDDFISLWNISTFFDKEMKFIVPQMHEGIKEYIAALCKELRMHVHSGGVYIQTIGPRLETKAEIGFLKQFGDIVGMTMASEATLCMEYEIPYASLCSVDNYCHGIIKVPLTMEEINRNWQNNMKEIEAMIKTIIEKDFS
- a CDS encoding endonuclease III, coding for MPFQFKEMIDILKNTFKNNVPVVTKISKKENRNPYLVLVGTLLSLRTKDELTEKVMDKLTKEIRTPEEMLSFPIERLRELIYPVGFYKNKSAVLKNVSRIIIDVYEGKVPDSIDELLKIKGIGRKTANLVITEGYNKLGICVDTHVHRISNRIGIVMTKNPHQTEEVLRKVLPKKYWIIYNTLLVTFGKNICKPISPHCSICPISHLCNKSGVLKYR
- a CDS encoding amidohydrolase, which produces MKILIKDVMLDGNTRDIFINNGAIEEISEKCMRDADRIINGRDKAALPSLINGHTHAAMTLMRGYADDMPLKEWLEEKIWPLEAKLTEEDVYWGSKLACLEMIKNGVTVFNDMYWHWEATAKAVCDMGIRGFISAVFIDMFDAKKGQEQIEHNIKLFEISEKYKPYVTFTLGPHAIYTVSKESLEWIRDFSEKENILIHMHLSETKEETEFSKERYGLSPTEFLDEIGILSDRFIGCHGCLLNEKDCSLLRKSKSKLVHVPVSNLKLAVGRIFPHFFMEGIPFCFGTDGCASNNHLDIIETMKFASLIAKFFTRITTFMPAKVTFDMATRVAANMFFLGEWDIKVGNSPDIILIDLTRPEFTPNFNLYSDIVYASNGYAVDTVICMGKVLMEGRLVPGEEEILKNTKKVAWNLANR
- a CDS encoding MarR family transcriptional regulator — protein: MVINNYKSDMCNEEKVLMAVVRAAETFKRAISAIFRNYDLSFPQYNILRVLDASKNGQSRITHVSRIMLVPGANMTGIAKRLEKNGFIIRKSDPRDERVTILDITQKGKATLVSIEKDRDKCQEKILKGFSQKEKEELLYEVKKLIKNSLEIV